One window of Streptomyces sp. SUK 48 genomic DNA carries:
- a CDS encoding 3-hydroxyacyl-CoA dehydrogenase NAD-binding domain-containing protein translates to MSTTELLKQASGLFPDEVVTSAHVRHFDLPFGAGRFALIALDNGLDHTKPTTFGPASLANLNAAIDQVEQEAAEGAIAGIGITGKPFIFAVGADLKGVELLKEHEHALAIGKGGHEVFKRLSGLAVPTFAYYNGAAMGGGVEVGLHCTYRTVSQAIPAFSLPEVFLGLVPGWGGCTLLPNLIGADKAVSVIIENSLNQNKQLKGKQVFELGIADALFEGADFLEQSLLWTAQVLNGDVTVERPEIDRGEAWDQAVAKGRFIADSKVHGAAPAAYRALEIIEAARGGDLQQGYDAEDQALADLIMGGELRAGIYSFNLVQKRGKRPVGAPDKSLARPVTKVGVVGAGLMASQLALLFLRRLEVPVVLTDIDQERVDKGVGYVHAEIDKLLGKGRIHQDKANRLKALVTGVLDKAEGFADADFIIEAVFEEMSVKQKVFAEVEAVAPAHAVLATNTSSLSVSEMAAKLQHPERVVGFHFFNPVAILPLLEIVRGEQTDDASLATAFAVAKKLKKTAVLVKDAPAFVVNRILTRFMGEIQNVIDEGTPVEVAEKAVEPLGLPMSPLVLLELVGPAIGLHVSETLNRAFPDRFTVSPNLKAVVEAGKRGFYVYDSGKPELDPEVAALLKQGDVVLTEEQVRDRVLDAVAQEIGLMLDEGVVAEAQDIDLCLITGAGWPFHLGGITPYLDREGVSERVNGKPFLAPGVASVPA, encoded by the coding sequence GTGAGCACCACCGAGCTTCTGAAGCAGGCTTCGGGCCTGTTCCCCGACGAGGTCGTCACCAGTGCGCACGTACGCCACTTCGACCTCCCCTTCGGCGCCGGCCGCTTCGCGCTGATCGCGCTGGACAACGGCCTGGACCACACCAAGCCGACCACCTTCGGACCGGCCTCGCTCGCCAACCTGAACGCGGCGATCGACCAGGTCGAGCAGGAGGCCGCCGAGGGCGCGATCGCCGGTATCGGCATCACCGGCAAGCCGTTCATCTTCGCCGTCGGCGCCGACCTCAAGGGCGTCGAGCTGCTGAAGGAGCACGAGCACGCGCTCGCCATCGGCAAGGGCGGCCACGAGGTCTTCAAGCGCCTTTCGGGCCTCGCCGTGCCGACCTTCGCCTACTACAACGGCGCGGCCATGGGCGGCGGTGTCGAGGTCGGTCTGCACTGCACCTACCGCACCGTCTCCCAGGCGATCCCGGCGTTCTCGCTGCCCGAGGTCTTCCTCGGTCTGGTCCCCGGCTGGGGCGGCTGCACCCTGCTGCCGAACCTGATCGGCGCCGACAAGGCCGTCTCGGTCATCATCGAGAACTCGCTGAACCAGAACAAGCAGCTCAAGGGCAAGCAGGTCTTCGAACTGGGCATCGCCGACGCCCTGTTCGAGGGTGCCGACTTCCTGGAGCAGTCGCTGCTGTGGACCGCCCAGGTCCTCAACGGCGACGTCACGGTGGAGCGCCCGGAGATCGACCGCGGCGAGGCGTGGGACCAGGCCGTCGCCAAGGGCCGCTTCATCGCCGACTCCAAGGTGCACGGCGCGGCCCCGGCCGCCTACCGCGCCCTGGAGATCATCGAGGCCGCCCGCGGCGGTGACCTCCAGCAGGGGTACGACGCCGAGGACCAGGCGCTCGCCGACCTGATCATGGGTGGTGAACTGCGCGCCGGCATCTACTCGTTCAACCTGGTGCAGAAGCGCGGCAAGCGCCCCGTCGGCGCCCCGGACAAGAGCCTGGCCCGCCCGGTCACCAAGGTCGGCGTCGTCGGCGCCGGTCTGATGGCCAGCCAGCTCGCGCTGCTCTTCCTGCGCCGCCTGGAGGTGCCGGTCGTGCTGACCGACATCGACCAGGAGCGCGTCGACAAGGGTGTGGGCTACGTCCACGCCGAGATCGACAAGCTGCTCGGCAAGGGCCGTATCCACCAGGACAAGGCCAACCGCCTCAAGGCGCTGGTCACCGGCGTCCTGGACAAGGCCGAGGGCTTCGCGGACGCGGACTTCATCATCGAAGCCGTGTTCGAGGAGATGAGCGTCAAGCAGAAGGTGTTCGCGGAGGTCGAGGCGGTCGCCCCGGCGCACGCCGTCCTCGCGACCAACACCTCCTCGCTGTCCGTGTCGGAGATGGCCGCGAAGCTCCAGCACCCGGAGCGGGTCGTGGGCTTCCACTTCTTCAACCCGGTCGCGATCCTGCCGCTGCTGGAGATCGTGCGCGGCGAGCAGACCGACGACGCCTCCCTGGCCACCGCCTTCGCGGTCGCCAAGAAGCTGAAGAAGACCGCGGTGCTGGTCAAGGACGCCCCGGCGTTCGTCGTGAACCGCATCCTGACCCGCTTCATGGGCGAGATCCAGAACGTCATCGACGAGGGCACCCCGGTCGAGGTCGCCGAGAAGGCTGTCGAGCCGCTGGGCCTGCCGATGTCCCCGCTGGTCCTGCTCGAACTGGTCGGCCCGGCGATCGGCCTGCACGTCTCGGAGACCCTCAACCGGGCCTTCCCGGACCGCTTCACGGTCTCCCCGAACCTCAAGGCCGTGGTCGAGGCCGGCAAGCGCGGCTTCTACGTCTACGACAGCGGCAAGCCGGAGCTGGACCCCGAGGTCGCGGCTCTCCTCAAGCAGGGCGATGTCGTCCTGACCGAGGAGCAGGTGCGTGACCGCGTCCTCGACGCGGTGGCGCAGGAGATCGGGCTCATGCTGGACGAGGGCGTCGTCGCCGAGGCCCAGGACATCGACCTGTGCCTGATCACGGGCGCCGGCTGGCCCTTCCACCTGGGCGGCATCACGCCGTACCTGGACCGCGAGGGCGTCTCGGAGCGCGTGAACGGCAAGCCGTTCCTGGCCCCGGGCGTGGCGAGCGTCCCGGCGTAA
- the dxs gene encoding 1-deoxy-D-xylulose-5-phosphate synthase: MPLLTRITGPRDLDRLSLEELDQLAGEIRTFLVEEVSKTGGHLGPNLGVVELTIALHRVFESPKDKVLFDTGHQSYVHKLLTGRQDFSRLKMKGGLSGYPAQAESAHDVIENSHASTVLGWADGIAKANQLMKRDSHVAAVIGDGALTGGMAWEALNNIAAAKDRPLVIVVNDNERSYAPTIGGLANHLATLRTTDGYERFLARTREVLEKTPVVGRQLYETLHGAKKGLKDFIAPQGMFEDLGLKYVGPIDGHDIEALESAFSRAKRFGGPVIVHCLTEKGRGYQPALQDEADRFHAVGKIHPDTGLPIAASGADWTSVFGEEMVRLGEEREDLVAITAAMLQPVGLDKFAKRFPERVYDVGIAEQHGAVSAAGLAHAGVHPVFAVYATFLNRAFDQVLMDVALHKCGVTFVLDRAGVTGTDGASHNGMWDMSILQVVPGLRMAAPRDADQVRAQLREAVAVEDAPTVVRFSKGAVGPAVPAVDRVGGMDVLREAGTERPDVLLVSVGALAPMCLEIAALLDRQGISATVVDPRWVKPVDEAMAPLAERHRVVVTVEDNSRVGGVGSTVAQALRDAGVDVPLRDFGIPPRFLDHASRAEVLTEIGLTAPDIARQVTGLVAKLDGRFDRTADAVDSVESARD, from the coding sequence GTGCCGCTGCTGACCCGCATCACGGGACCGCGCGATCTGGACCGGCTCAGCCTGGAGGAGCTGGACCAGCTGGCAGGGGAGATCAGGACCTTCCTGGTGGAGGAGGTCTCCAAGACCGGCGGACACCTCGGCCCCAACCTCGGCGTGGTCGAGCTCACCATCGCCCTGCACCGGGTGTTCGAGTCCCCCAAGGACAAGGTGCTCTTCGACACCGGCCACCAGTCCTATGTGCACAAGCTCCTCACCGGCCGGCAGGACTTCTCCCGGCTGAAGATGAAGGGCGGCCTCTCCGGCTACCCCGCACAGGCCGAGTCCGCGCACGACGTCATCGAGAACAGCCACGCCTCCACGGTGCTCGGCTGGGCCGACGGCATCGCCAAGGCCAACCAGCTGATGAAGCGGGACAGCCATGTCGCCGCCGTCATCGGCGACGGCGCGCTCACCGGCGGCATGGCCTGGGAGGCGCTGAACAACATCGCCGCCGCCAAGGACCGCCCCCTCGTCATCGTCGTCAACGACAACGAGCGGTCGTACGCCCCCACCATCGGCGGCCTCGCCAACCACCTGGCCACCCTGCGCACCACCGACGGCTACGAGCGCTTCCTCGCCCGCACCCGCGAGGTGCTGGAGAAGACCCCCGTCGTCGGCCGCCAGCTCTACGAGACGCTGCACGGCGCCAAGAAGGGCCTGAAGGACTTCATCGCCCCGCAGGGCATGTTCGAGGACCTGGGCCTGAAGTACGTCGGCCCGATCGACGGCCACGACATCGAGGCGCTGGAGTCGGCGTTCTCCCGCGCCAAGCGGTTCGGCGGCCCGGTCATCGTGCACTGCCTCACCGAGAAGGGCCGCGGCTACCAGCCCGCCCTCCAGGACGAGGCCGACCGCTTCCACGCCGTCGGCAAGATCCACCCCGACACCGGCCTGCCGATCGCCGCGTCCGGCGCCGACTGGACCTCCGTGTTCGGCGAGGAGATGGTCAGGCTCGGCGAGGAGCGCGAGGACCTCGTCGCCATCACCGCGGCCATGCTCCAGCCGGTGGGCCTCGACAAGTTCGCCAAGCGCTTCCCCGAACGGGTGTACGACGTCGGGATCGCGGAGCAGCACGGCGCCGTCTCCGCCGCGGGCCTCGCCCACGCGGGCGTGCACCCCGTCTTCGCCGTCTACGCCACCTTCCTCAACCGCGCCTTCGACCAGGTCCTGATGGACGTGGCGCTGCACAAGTGCGGCGTCACCTTCGTGCTCGACCGGGCCGGCGTCACCGGCACCGACGGCGCGTCCCACAACGGCATGTGGGACATGTCGATCCTCCAGGTCGTCCCGGGCCTGCGGATGGCCGCGCCGCGCGACGCCGACCAGGTGCGCGCCCAGCTGCGCGAGGCCGTCGCCGTCGAGGACGCGCCGACCGTGGTGCGCTTCTCCAAGGGCGCGGTCGGCCCCGCCGTCCCCGCCGTCGACCGGGTCGGCGGCATGGACGTGCTGCGCGAGGCGGGCACCGAACGGCCCGATGTCCTCCTGGTCTCCGTCGGCGCCCTCGCCCCGATGTGCCTGGAGATCGCCGCTCTGCTGGACAGGCAGGGCATCTCCGCCACCGTGGTCGACCCGCGCTGGGTCAAGCCGGTGGACGAGGCGATGGCCCCGCTGGCCGAGCGGCACCGGGTCGTCGTCACCGTCGAGGACAACAGCCGGGTCGGCGGCGTCGGCTCCACCGTCGCGCAGGCCCTGCGCGATGCGGGCGTCGACGTACCGCTGCGCGACTTCGGCATCCCGCCGCGCTTCCTCGACCACGCCTCGCGCGCCGAGGTGCTCACCGAGATCGGGCTCACCGCGCCGGACATCGCCCGCCAGGTGACCGGACTGGTCGCCAAGCTGGACGGCCGGTTCGACCGTACGGCGGACGCGGTGGACTCCGTGGAATCCGCGCGCGACTAG
- a CDS encoding ribonuclease D, with translation MTDAQDTAADSTRRSNGDTSPDDAGSSVPEAPTPLLEPREGIPPVVADEAALAEVVAAFAAGSGPVAVDAERASGYRYGQRAYLVQLRREGAGTALIDPVGCPDLSALGEALSGVEWVLHAATQDLPCLREIGMLPTRLFDTELAGRIAGFPRVGLGAMVENVLGFVLEKGHSAVDWSTRPLPEPWLRYAALDVELLVDLRDALEKELDRQGKLEWALQEFDAIASAPPAEPRKEPWRRTSGMHKVRRRRQLAVVRELWETRDRIAQRRDVSPGKVLSDAAIVEAALAVPANVHALAALNGFGHRTGRRQLEQWQAAVDRAKALPESELPQPGQPVTGPPPPRAWADKDPSAAARLSAARAAVSSLAERLSMPQENLISPDTVRRLCWQPPAPADAGTVSAALAGYGARPWQVELVTPELVSALSDKGA, from the coding sequence GTGACCGACGCCCAAGACACCGCAGCAGACAGCACCCGGCGCAGCAATGGAGACACGTCTCCCGACGACGCCGGATCTTCTGTGCCGGAGGCGCCGACACCCCTTCTCGAACCCCGCGAGGGCATTCCGCCCGTGGTCGCCGACGAGGCGGCGCTCGCCGAGGTGGTCGCCGCCTTCGCCGCCGGCTCCGGGCCGGTCGCCGTGGACGCCGAGCGCGCCTCCGGGTACCGCTACGGCCAGCGCGCGTATCTGGTGCAGCTGCGCCGCGAGGGCGCGGGCACCGCACTGATCGACCCCGTGGGCTGCCCCGACCTGTCCGCGCTCGGCGAGGCGCTGTCCGGCGTGGAGTGGGTCCTGCACGCCGCCACCCAGGACCTGCCGTGCCTGCGTGAGATAGGCATGCTCCCCACCCGGCTGTTCGACACCGAGCTGGCCGGCCGGATCGCCGGGTTCCCCCGGGTCGGCCTCGGCGCCATGGTGGAGAACGTCCTCGGCTTCGTCCTGGAGAAGGGCCACTCCGCCGTCGACTGGTCCACCCGCCCGCTGCCCGAGCCGTGGCTGCGCTATGCGGCGCTGGACGTCGAACTCCTCGTGGACCTGCGCGACGCCCTGGAGAAGGAGCTGGACCGCCAGGGCAAGCTGGAGTGGGCCCTCCAGGAGTTCGACGCGATCGCGAGCGCCCCGCCGGCCGAGCCCCGCAAGGAGCCCTGGCGCCGTACGTCCGGGATGCACAAGGTACGGCGGCGCCGGCAGCTGGCCGTCGTACGGGAGCTGTGGGAGACGCGGGACCGCATCGCGCAGCGGCGTGACGTGTCGCCGGGCAAGGTGCTGTCGGACGCGGCGATCGTGGAGGCGGCGCTGGCCGTGCCGGCCAATGTCCACGCGCTGGCCGCGCTGAACGGGTTCGGGCACCGCACCGGGCGCCGGCAGCTGGAGCAGTGGCAGGCGGCGGTGGACCGGGCGAAGGCGCTGCCGGAGTCCGAGCTGCCGCAGCCGGGGCAGCCGGTGACGGGTCCGCCCCCGCCGCGGGCGTGGGCCGACAAGGACCCGTCGGCGGCGGCGCGCCTGTCCGCCGCGCGGGCCGCGGTGAGCTCGCTCGCCGAGCGGCTGTCCATGCCGCAGGAGAACCTGATCTCCCCGGACACGGTCCGCCGGCTCTGCTGGCAGCCGCCCGCCCCGGCCGACGCCGGGACCGTCTCCGCCGCGCTCGCGGGGTACGGCGCGCGCCCGTGGCAGGTGGAGCTGGTGACGCCGGAACTGGTGAGCGCGCTGTCGGACAAGGGCGCCTGA
- a CDS encoding DUF3000 domain-containing protein, translating to MAAAHGHRSEGADGLGDVKDTEEADRHPGAAGPPAFRAAVDALRGCRLRPQIEVEPTPAPQRLAPYAYALEAVVVDGEQELADGRLVLLHDPAGHDAWRGTFRLVTLVRAELEPEMAADPLLPEVCWSWLTGALGARGLGYGEPSGTVTRASSHYFGGLADRPAASQIEIRASWTPREGRGGVPDTAAHLTSWCDLLAQVGGLPPAGPGDTSVVTLPQRRGPQSR from the coding sequence ATGGCTGCGGCTCACGGACACAGGTCGGAAGGCGCTGACGGATTGGGCGACGTGAAGGACACCGAGGAGGCGGACCGGCACCCTGGTGCCGCGGGTCCGCCGGCGTTCCGGGCCGCGGTCGACGCCCTGCGCGGCTGCCGGCTGCGGCCGCAGATCGAGGTGGAGCCGACCCCCGCGCCGCAGCGGCTCGCGCCGTACGCGTACGCGCTGGAGGCGGTGGTGGTCGACGGCGAGCAGGAGCTGGCCGACGGGCGCCTGGTGCTGCTGCACGACCCGGCCGGGCACGACGCCTGGCGGGGCACGTTCCGGCTGGTGACGCTGGTGCGGGCGGAGCTGGAGCCGGAGATGGCGGCCGATCCGCTGCTGCCGGAGGTGTGCTGGTCCTGGCTGACCGGGGCGCTCGGGGCGCGCGGCCTCGGCTACGGCGAGCCGAGCGGCACCGTCACGCGCGCGAGTTCGCACTACTTCGGCGGTCTCGCCGACCGGCCGGCCGCCTCGCAGATCGAGATCCGGGCCTCCTGGACGCCGCGCGAGGGCCGGGGCGGGGTGCCGGACACGGCCGCGCACCTGACCTCCTGGTGTGATCTGCTGGCCCAGGTCGGGGGGCTGCCGCCGGCCGGTCCGGGCGACACCTCGGTGGTGACGCTGCCGCAGCGCAGGGGGCCGCAGTCCCGGTGA
- a CDS encoding response regulator transcription factor — protein MSVLLEQPASLVAYRPNKPTAMVVVADPRVRSTVTRHLWALGVRDVIEASSIAEARPRIGNPRDICVADVHLPDGSGLTLLSETRAAGWPNGLALSAADDIGAVRNALAGGVKGYVVTGTRTNIGLPTRPGATPLGGAARMHRRPPGAPSHPGGYRELSGREVEVLRLVAEGQSNKAIGVSMGLSALTVKSHLARIARKLGTGDRAGMVAVALRTGIIH, from the coding sequence GTGTCCGTTCTCCTCGAGCAACCCGCAAGCCTGGTCGCCTACCGCCCGAACAAGCCGACCGCCATGGTGGTCGTGGCCGACCCGCGCGTGCGTTCCACCGTCACCCGCCATCTGTGGGCGCTCGGTGTGCGCGATGTGATCGAGGCTTCGTCCATCGCGGAGGCTCGTCCCCGCATCGGCAACCCCCGCGACATCTGTGTCGCCGACGTCCACCTGCCCGACGGCTCCGGCCTGACCCTGCTCTCCGAGACCCGCGCCGCGGGCTGGCCCAACGGGCTCGCCCTCTCCGCCGCCGACGACATCGGCGCGGTGCGCAACGCCCTGGCCGGCGGGGTCAAGGGCTACGTGGTCACCGGCACCCGCACCAACATCGGGCTCCCCACCCGGCCCGGCGCCACCCCCCTCGGCGGCGCCGCCCGCATGCACCGCCGCCCCCCGGGTGCCCCGAGCCACCCGGGCGGCTACCGCGAACTGTCCGGACGCGAGGTCGAGGTGCTGCGCCTGGTCGCGGAGGGCCAGTCGAACAAGGCCATCGGCGTGTCCATGGGCCTGTCCGCCCTCACCGTGAAGAGCCACCTCGCCCGCATCGCCCGCAAGCTGGGCACCGGCGACCGGGCCGGCATGGTCGCCGTCGCCCTGCGCACCGGAATCATCCACTGA
- a CDS encoding acetyl-CoA C-acyltransferase, whose amino-acid sequence MPRTVRDVVFVDGVRTPFGKAGPKGIYHETRADDLVVKAIRELLRRNPGLDPKKIDEVAIAATTQIGDQGLTLGRTAGILAGLPQSVPGYSIDRMCAGGLTAVTSVAGSIAFGAYDAVIAGGVEHMGRHPMGEAVDPNPRFVSEKLVDESALFMGMTAENLHDRYPSLTKLRADQYAVLSQEKAAKAYADGKIQRDLVPISVRRTTPVGGETGWGLVTADEPMRPGTTLEGLANLKTSFRVHGRVTAGNSAGLNDGATASIVASEDFAREHGLPVKMRLVSYAFAGVEPEVMGYGPIPATEKALAKAGLSISDIGLFEINEAFAVQVLAFLEHYGIADDDARVNQYGGAIAFGHPLASSGIRLMTQLARQFEEQPHVRYGLTTMCVGFGMGATVIWENPHFEGDK is encoded by the coding sequence GTGCCTCGTACCGTCAGGGACGTCGTCTTCGTCGACGGCGTCCGCACCCCGTTCGGCAAGGCGGGCCCGAAGGGCATCTACCACGAGACTCGCGCCGACGACCTCGTCGTCAAGGCGATCCGGGAGCTGCTGCGCCGCAACCCCGGCCTGGACCCGAAGAAGATCGACGAGGTCGCCATCGCCGCGACCACGCAGATCGGTGACCAGGGTCTGACCCTCGGCCGCACCGCCGGCATCCTCGCCGGTCTGCCGCAGTCGGTGCCCGGATACTCCATCGACCGCATGTGCGCCGGTGGTCTGACCGCCGTGACGTCCGTCGCAGGCTCCATCGCCTTCGGCGCCTACGACGCCGTCATCGCCGGTGGTGTCGAGCACATGGGCCGCCACCCCATGGGCGAGGCCGTCGACCCGAACCCGCGCTTCGTCAGCGAGAAGCTGGTGGACGAGTCGGCCCTGTTCATGGGCATGACCGCGGAGAACCTGCACGACCGCTACCCGAGCCTCACCAAGCTGCGGGCCGACCAGTACGCGGTGCTCTCGCAGGAGAAGGCCGCCAAGGCGTACGCCGACGGCAAGATCCAGCGGGACCTGGTGCCGATCTCGGTGCGCCGCACCACCCCCGTCGGCGGCGAGACCGGCTGGGGCCTGGTCACCGCCGACGAGCCGATGCGTCCGGGGACCACCCTGGAGGGCCTGGCCAACCTGAAGACGTCGTTCCGCGTCCACGGCCGCGTCACGGCCGGCAACTCGGCCGGTCTGAACGACGGTGCCACCGCGTCGATCGTCGCCAGCGAGGACTTCGCCCGCGAGCACGGCCTCCCGGTCAAGATGCGCCTGGTCTCCTACGCCTTCGCCGGCGTGGAGCCCGAGGTCATGGGCTACGGCCCGATCCCGGCCACCGAGAAGGCGCTCGCCAAGGCGGGCCTGTCCATCTCGGACATCGGCCTGTTCGAGATCAACGAGGCATTCGCCGTCCAGGTGCTCGCCTTCCTGGAGCACTACGGCATCGCCGACGACGACGCGCGCGTCAACCAGTACGGCGGCGCCATCGCCTTCGGCCACCCGCTGGCCTCCTCCGGCATCCGTCTGATGACGCAGCTGGCCCGCCAGTTCGAGGAGCAGCCGCACGTCCGCTACGGCCTGACCACCATGTGCGTCGGCTTCGGCATGGGCGCGACGGTCATCTGGGAGAACCCGCACTTCGAGGGGGACAAGTGA
- a CDS encoding NTP pyrophosphohydrolase, with protein sequence MAGMTNILPLLIVDGANVVGSVPDGWWRDRRGAAERLRDRLVAYADSGTAELPGPLELVLVVEGAARGVASVPGVRVAEAPGSGDDRIVELAGEAAGRTCLVVTADRELRRRVTELGARVTGPRAVLG encoded by the coding sequence ATGGCGGGCATGACGAACATCCTGCCCCTGCTCATCGTCGACGGCGCCAACGTGGTCGGCTCGGTGCCCGACGGCTGGTGGCGCGACCGGCGCGGGGCCGCCGAACGGCTGCGCGACCGCCTGGTGGCGTACGCCGACTCGGGTACGGCGGAGCTGCCCGGGCCGCTCGAACTGGTGCTGGTGGTCGAGGGCGCCGCGCGCGGGGTGGCGTCCGTGCCGGGGGTGCGGGTGGCGGAGGCGCCCGGCAGCGGGGACGACCGGATCGTGGAGCTGGCCGGGGAGGCGGCGGGCCGTACCTGTCTGGTCGTCACCGCGGACCGGGAACTGCGGCGCCGGGTGACGGAGCTGGGGGCGCGGGTCACCGGGCCGCGCGCGGTGCTCGGCTGA
- a CDS encoding amino acid permease — protein MSSSLFRTKNVEQSIRDTEEPEHALKKSLSALDLTVFGVGVIIGTGIFVLTGQVAKNNAGPAVALGFVAAGVVCALAALCYAEFASTVPVAGSAYTFSYASLGELPAWIIGWDLVLEFALGTAVVAVGWSGYIRSLLDNAGWHLPGYLSSRDGAHGFGFDILAALLVLVLTAILVLGMKLSARITSLVVAIKVAVVLIVIIAGAFFVQTRNYHPFIPPAQPVPAGASLKAPLVQLMFGWAPANFGVMGIFTAASVVFFAFIGFDIVATAAEETRNPQRDVPRGILGSLIICTVLYVAVSIVVTGMQNYTRLSVDAPLADAFKSIGHPWYAGVISFGAAIGLTTVCLILLLGQTRVFFAMSRDGLLPRFFSRVHPRFRTPHRPTILLGGIIAIVAGFTSLSELAELVNIGTLFAFVVVAISVIILRRTRPDLPRAFRTPWVPFVPIVSVCATLWLMLNLPAETWLRFAIWMVIGFAVYFLYGRSHSRLAHPEEPTKPEPAPPVP, from the coding sequence GTGAGCAGCTCGCTCTTCCGGACGAAGAACGTCGAGCAGTCGATCCGGGACACCGAGGAACCGGAGCATGCGCTCAAGAAGTCGCTCTCCGCGCTCGATCTGACCGTCTTCGGCGTCGGCGTGATCATCGGTACCGGCATCTTCGTCCTGACCGGACAGGTCGCGAAGAACAACGCCGGCCCCGCGGTCGCCCTGGGCTTCGTCGCCGCCGGTGTGGTCTGCGCCCTCGCCGCCCTGTGCTACGCCGAGTTCGCGTCCACGGTCCCGGTGGCGGGCTCGGCGTACACCTTCAGCTACGCCTCCCTGGGCGAGCTGCCCGCCTGGATCATCGGCTGGGACCTGGTCCTGGAGTTCGCGCTCGGCACCGCGGTGGTCGCCGTCGGCTGGTCCGGCTACATCCGCTCCCTGCTGGACAACGCGGGCTGGCACCTGCCGGGCTACCTCTCCAGCCGCGACGGCGCCCACGGCTTCGGCTTCGACATCCTCGCCGCGCTCCTGGTGCTCGTCCTGACCGCGATCCTCGTCCTCGGCATGAAGCTCTCGGCCCGGATCACCTCGCTGGTCGTCGCGATCAAGGTCGCCGTCGTGCTCATCGTGATCATCGCGGGCGCCTTCTTCGTGCAGACCCGCAACTACCACCCCTTCATCCCGCCGGCCCAGCCGGTCCCGGCCGGTGCCAGCCTCAAGGCGCCGCTGGTGCAGCTGATGTTCGGCTGGGCGCCCGCCAACTTCGGCGTGATGGGCATCTTCACCGCCGCCTCGGTGGTGTTCTTCGCCTTCATCGGCTTCGACATCGTGGCCACCGCCGCCGAGGAGACCCGCAACCCGCAGCGGGACGTGCCGCGCGGCATCCTCGGCTCGCTGATCATCTGCACCGTGCTCTACGTGGCCGTCTCCATCGTCGTCACCGGCATGCAGAACTACACCCGGCTGTCCGTGGACGCCCCGCTCGCCGACGCCTTCAAGTCCATCGGGCACCCCTGGTACGCGGGCGTGATCAGCTTCGGCGCCGCCATCGGCCTGACCACCGTGTGCCTGATCCTGCTGCTCGGCCAGACCCGGGTGTTCTTCGCGATGAGCCGGGACGGGCTGCTGCCGCGCTTCTTCTCCCGGGTGCACCCGCGCTTCCGGACCCCGCACCGGCCGACCATCCTGCTCGGTGGGATCATCGCGATCGTCGCCGGGTTCACCAGCCTGAGCGAGCTTGCCGAACTGGTCAACATCGGCACCTTGTTCGCGTTCGTGGTCGTGGCGATCAGTGTGATCATTCTGCGCCGGACGCGCCCCGACCTGCCCCGCGCCTTCCGCACCCCGTGGGTTCCGTTCGTCCCGATCGTCTCCGTGTGCGCCACGCTCTGGCTGATGCTCAATCTGCCCGCCGAGACCTGGCTGCGGTTCGCCATCTGGATGGTGATCGGCTTCGCCGTCTACTTCCTCTACGGCCGCTCGCACAGCCGTCTCGCCCACCCCGAGGAGCCGACGAAGCCGGAGCCCGCGCCGCCGGTCCCGTGA